Proteins co-encoded in one Arachis hypogaea cultivar Tifrunner chromosome 13, arahy.Tifrunner.gnm2.J5K5, whole genome shotgun sequence genomic window:
- the LOC112736443 gene encoding protein NUCLEAR FUSION DEFECTIVE 4 — MMVAKDNNHQGYHGNFAKQFHKGKWFMVFGSSLILSCAGGSYMFGMYSKDLKATLGYDQTTLNTIGFFKNLGANSGIISGLIAEITPTWMILLIGAVTNFVGYFMVWLSITQKIPKPEVWQMCLYFVIGTHSQNFAATSVMISCVNTFPLNRGIVVGFLQSFVGLSAAIISQFHKTIIASCSVHYYYQDTRSIVLVLAVFPAIVSILFAFTIRGFEPSTQFNDTRPFFHFFYIATALATFILGITITHLFECHLSKFAYHLIAFLIFLFLLVLPLFVAIREDLFLWKLSEAESENLNVIIENQENDNNNNNKAEPTTSTSTSTTMYSCFKSILNKPERGEDHTILQALLSVDMFLIFFVSICGLGANLAAIDNLGQIGESLGYSKVKTQYFVSLVSVWNFFGRVFSGFASEALLGLYKLPRPWLVTISLFISVIGHVAIVLSNDSGLYIASCIIGFCFGAQIPLISATISEIFGLKHYGALLNYWHLGSPIGSYLMNVLVGGTLYDAEAKNQLRKIDHSVSLNEEVGELVCFGMDCYNFTFVIFATIILLGAFASLVLVKRTSEFYKGDIYKKFRENHKQQHIVWL, encoded by the coding sequence ATGATGGTGGCAAAGGATAATAATCACCAAGGGTATCATGGTAATTTCGCAAAGCAATTTCACAAGGGTAAATGGTTCATGGTGTTTGGTTCATCATTGATATTATCATGTGCTGGTGGCTCTTACATGTTTGGTATGTATTCAAAGGATCTTAAGGCAACATTAGGATATGACCAAACTACCCTCAACACAATAGGTTTCTTCAAGAACCTAGGTGCAAACAGTGGCATAATCTCAGGGCTAATTGCTGAAATTACACCAACATGGATGATTCTTCTCATTGGAGCTGTCACAAACTTTGTTGGTTACTTCATGGTTTGGCTCTCAATAACACAGAAGATTCCAAAGCCTGAGGTTTGGCAAATGTGTCTCTACTTTGTGATTGGAACACATTCTCAGAATTTTGCAGCAACATCAGTGATGATCTCATGTGTCAACACATTCCCTCTCAACAGAGGAATTGTTGTTGGATTCTTGCAGAGTTTTGTTGGTTTGAGTGCAGCTATAATCTCACAATTCCATAAGACTATTATTGCTTCTTGTTCAGTTCATTATTATTATCAAGATACAAGGTCTATTGTTCTTGTTCTTGCTGTTTTTCCAGCTATTGTGTCAATTCTCTTTGCATTCACAATTAGAGGCTTTGAGCCTTCAACACAATTCAATGACACTAGAcccttttttcatttcttttacatAGCCACTGCTCTTGCAACTTTCATCTTGGGTATCACCATTACTCACTTGTTTGAATGTCATCTTTCAAAGTTTGCATATCATTTGATTGCATTTCTAATCTTTCTGTTCTTGCTTGTCCTGCCTCTCTTTGTTGCCATAAGAGAGGATCTGTTCTTATGGAAACTTTCTGAGGCTGAGAGTGAGAATCTCAATGTCATCATTGAGAATCAAgagaatgataataataataacaataaggcagagccaacaacatcaacatcaacatcaacaacAATGTATTCTTGTTTTAAAAGCATATTGAATAAGCCTGAAAGAGGAGAAGATCACACAATATTACAAGCACTTTTAAGTGTTGACATGTTTCTGATATTCTTTGTTTCAATATGTGGGCTTGGTGCTAATTTGGCAGCAATTGACAACCTTGGACAGATTGGTGAATCTTTAGGGTACTCAAAGGTTAAAACTCAGTATTTTGTATCTCTAGTAAGTGTATGGAACTTCTTTGGGAGAGTTTTTTCTGGTTTTGCATCTGAGGCATTGTTAGGACTATACAAGTTACCTAGGCCATGGTTGGTAACAATTTCTCTATTCATCTCAGTGATTGGTCATGTTGCAATTGTGCTTAGCAATGACAGTGGACTATACATAGCAAGCTGCATAATTGGATTCTGCTTTGGTGCTCAAATTCCATTGATTTCTGCCACAATTTCTGAGATTTTTGGCCTAAAACACTATGGTGCATTGCTGAATTATTGGCACCTAGGGAGCCCTATAGGTTCTTATTTGATGAATGTGTTGGTTGGTGGGACCTTATATGATGCAGAGGCTAAGAACCAGCTTAGGAAAATTGATCATAGTGTTAGTTTGAATGAGGAGGTGGGAGAATTAGTATGCTTTGGAATGGATTGTTATAATTTCACTTTTGTCATTTTTGCCACTATCATACTCTTAGGTGCTTTTGCTTCTCTTGTTTTGGTGAAGAGAACAAGTGAATTCTATAAGGGTGATATATACAAGAAGTTTAGAGAGAATCATAAACAACAACATATTGTATGGTTGTAG
- the LOC112736441 gene encoding uncharacterized protein — MAKKSSIGIGTLMRKKLSDITNNSDSQHNLLPLAFPAIDADIPSIQQLLTERTQLIQLIAEKDELIESNGAELRRMQADIKKLQLQNRNLAQSNSLMLAELNLGRDKRKLLQHEISCRSALIKANALKAGSNDEGRRKRSRSIGSDKVKDNNRRRSRRHSAFVETHEHEASENLFEIEDTIMLHSCSAGERSKLRNEAPRSSFGRPLRRAAEKVQSYKEVPLNAKMRRLE, encoded by the exons ATGGCGAAGAAATCTTCCATTGGAATCGGTACTTTGATGCGTAAGAAGCTTTCTGATATCACTAACAACTCTGACTCTCAACACAATCTACTTCCTCTAGCATTTCCCGCCATCGACGCCGATATCCCTTCCATTCAACAACTCCTCACT GAAAGAACGCAGTTAATACAACTCATTGCAGAGAAAGA CGAATTGATAGAATCTAACGGAGCTGAGTTGAGAAGAATGCAAGCCGATATCAAGAAACTCCAACTCCAAAATCGGAACCTTGCTCAGTCTAACAGCTTAATGTTAGCG GAGCTTAATTTGGGAAGGGATAAG AGAAAATTATTGCAACATGAGATTTCATGCAGATCTGCTTTAATCAAAGCAAATGCCCTAAAAGCTGGTAGTAACGATGAAGGAAGACGCAAAAGAAGTAGAT CTATTGGTTCTGACAAGGTTAAAGACAATAATAG AAGACGATCGAGGAGACATTCGGCTTTCGTGGAAACACATGAACACGAAGCTTCAGAGAATTTGTTTGAGATAGAGGATACAATAATGTTGCATTCTTGTTCAGCAGGAGAAAGATCAAAGTTAAGAAATGAAGCTCCAAGAAGTTCTTTTGGAAGACCCTTGAGAAGAGCAGCAGAGAAGGTTCAATCTTACAAGGAAGTTCCTTTAAATGCCAAAATGCGAAGACTAGAATGA
- the LOC112736440 gene encoding uncharacterized protein has translation MDNQRNHLHSFAYFCPGKSMEELKHSLLCTTLDLEQTKAAVQAELRKRDDQLHNMRELLNKAIRERDEAQDKYQRLILEKLFLQQQQQQNAPLSGISSIEDDPRRGIDSSNGLSSSDCEESIVSSPVMEHLTQPQMQMQMQTQPPPPQPPLVPSSVSDSMIELTPDRPLPEKGKLLQAVMKAGPLLQTLLLAGPLPQWRHPPPPLESFEIPPVTIPSVVAPQPPPPQPQPPQLLHQDSFINGSCNNTATNNCGRVSRKRAFCESTDSPSETKYQRIVLH, from the exons ATGGACAACCAACGCAACCATCTTCATTCTTTCGCTTACTTCTGCCCTGGAAAG TCAATGGAGGAGCTGAAGCACTCACTATTATGCACAACACTGGACCTTGAACAAACAAAAGCTGCAGTTCAAGCAGAGCTCAGAAAGAGGGATGATCAGCTTCACAACATGAGGGAGCTTCTCAACAAGGCCATAAGGGAAAGAGATGAAGCTCAAGACAAATACCAGAGGCTTATCTTGGAGAAGTTATTTCTTCAACAACAGCAGCAGCAAAATGCTCCTCTGTCTGGAATTTCAAGCATTGAGGATGATCCTAGAAGAGGGATTGACTCAAGCAATGGCCTTTCATCTTCTGATTGTGAAGAAAGCATAGTGTCCTCTCCAGTTATGGAGCATTTGACTCAACCccaaatgcaaatgcaaatgcaaacTCAGCCtccaccaccacaaccaccattAGTACCATCTTCTGTGAGTGATTCAATGATTGAGTTGACACCAGATAGGCCATTACCTGAAAAGGGGAAGCTTTTGCAGGCAGTGATGAAAGCTGGCCCTCTTCTTCAGACCCTTCTCCTTGCAGGACCACTTCCTCAGTGGAGACACCCTCCACCACCACTTGAGTCCTTTGAGATACCCCCTGTCACTATTCCTTCTGTGGTggcaccacaaccaccaccaccacaaccacaaccaccacagcTTCTCCACCAAGACTCCTTCATCAATGGAAGCTGCAATAACACTGCCACCAACAACTGTGGAAGGGTCAGTAGGAAAAGGGCTTTCTGTGAGAGCACTGATTCTCCTTCAGAGACCAAGTACCAAAGGATTGTACTCCACTGA
- the LOC112736442 gene encoding uncharacterized protein, translating into MLYSSNEELRNSSSDFWCAVLSSRKEVDQLPVEIGWFPEYSDLRTALDTHGFLFEFSSSGEPKNLDSDTGEPPQNIRAWLKFVTACCLIRSKRPVFSVVEAEELIEIIICLFLDRQFQGLLVLLNDCVEAIVNYFTDQEWHSSCENIAKFIASRVSKDLNCIQSVECIPVASSRCKQLKSAMAYQNLLSCFDGFLCQAHNGEDILRLLRAINFKDKSCDFFKMYIHLVLTENWVLSNSLIEDNPVIYEMFCLFLRQCSSLISASDLRSYASKVRHRAAYLMHFSIYK; encoded by the exons A TGTTATATTCATCAAATGAAGAGCTTCGAAACTCATCCTCTGACTTTTGGTGTGCAGTTCTCTCTTCTAGAAAAGAG GTTGATCAATTGCCTGTCGAAATTGGTTGGTTTCCTGAGTACTCAGATTTGAGAACAGCTCTTGACACTCATGggtttctttttgaattttcatcCAGTGGTGAACCCAAAAATTTAG ATTCTGACACTGGAGAACCACCCCAAAATATTAGAGCCTGGCTCAAATTTGTCACTGCTTGTTGTTTAATACG GAGTAAAAGACCAGTATTTTCTGTTGTAGAAGCtgaagaactcattgaaattatTATATGTCTATTTCTAGATCGCCAGTTTCAAGGTTTATTAGTGCTTTTGAATGATTGCGTAGAAGCGATTGTCAATTACTTCACAGACCAGGAATGGCATTCAAGTTGTGAGAACATAGCAAAATTCATTGCTTCCAG AGTCTCAAAGGATTTGAATTGCATCCAATCTGTTGAGTGCATACCGGTAGCTAGCTCCCGTTGTAAGCAACTTAAGAGTGCCATGGCGTATCAGAACCTACTTTCCTGTTTTGATGGA TTTTTGTGTCAGGCCCACAATGGAGAAGACATCCTGAGATTGCTTAGGGCAATTAACTTCAAAGACAAAAGTTGCGATTTCTTCAAGATGTACATTCACCTAGTTTTGACAGAGAACTGGGTTTTGTCCAACTCATTAATCGAAGACAATCCAGTAATCTATGAAATGTTCTGTCTTTTTCTAAGACAATGCTCTAGCTTGATTTCAGCATCAGACCTACGATCATATGCGTCAAAG GTTCGTCATAGGGCTGCATATCTTATGCACTTCTCCATCTACAAGTAG